A genomic segment from Vagococcus zengguangii encodes:
- the rpsP gene encoding 30S ribosomal protein S16: MAVKIRLKRMGSKRNPFYRIVVADSRSPRDGRFIEVVGTYAPTKNPAEVTIKEDLVLDWLSKGAQPSDTVRNILSKEGVMKKHHEAKFTK, encoded by the coding sequence ATGGCAGTTAAAATTCGTTTAAAACGTATGGGTTCAAAAAGAAATCCATTTTATCGTATTGTAGTAGCAGATTCTCGTTCTCCACGTGATGGACGTTTCATCGAGGTAGTAGGAACTTACGCTCCAACTAAAAACCCTGCAGAAGTAACAATCAAAGAAGATTTAGTTTTAGATTGGTTATCAAAAGGTGCACAACCTTCAGATACAGTTCGTAACATCCTTTCTAAAGAAGGCGTTATGAAAAAACATCACGAAGCTAAATTCACTAAATAG
- a CDS encoding MarR family winged helix-turn-helix transcriptional regulator, with the protein MSDEQDAKQISSFIRIFSNYLNTIEKKMSNEQLTFNEIKVMLELYEADNLTARDIEERLDLDKSYMSRILKNLADLEFIEKEQSFEDKRLFYLSLTKEGKEAAKQLYYQYLDVLEEDLEILSSPYKGKLIDAMKMIESHYQKEENK; encoded by the coding sequence ATGTCAGATGAGCAAGATGCTAAACAAATCAGCTCGTTTATCCGTATTTTCTCAAACTACTTAAATACGATAGAAAAGAAAATGTCTAATGAACAATTGACGTTTAACGAGATAAAAGTGATGTTGGAGCTTTATGAAGCGGATAATCTAACAGCACGAGATATTGAAGAACGATTAGATTTAGATAAAAGTTACATGAGTCGTATTCTGAAAAATTTAGCAGATTTAGAATTTATTGAAAAAGAACAATCATTTGAAGACAAACGTTTGTTTTATTTATCGTTAACAAAAGAAGGTAAAGAGGCCGCTAAACAATTATATTATCAATACTTAGATGTTTTAGAAGAAGATCTTGAAATTCTAAGTAGTCCTTATAAAGGGAAATTGATTGATGCAATGAAAATGATTGAGTCTCATTATCAAAAAGAAGAGAATAAATAA